The stretch of DNA TGTTGTTCTCAGCAACATCACCTTCACATCCATCCTCCCCCGACTCCCCACCCTCCTCATCGGCACTGCTCCTGCCTTCATCCTCAACCCTGGCCCCCATTTCCTCTGTCACCACAGGAAACAGGGACCCTCCTAAACCCTCTGTGTCTGTGACTGCACCCTCAGCTATAGACTCTTCCATTAAAACCTCAAACCTTACACCCCTGATGGCCCTACGACCCAGCCACCCTAGGCCATTGGTTTCTACCACCCCAATCCGCCTGCCCACCCTCTCCCTCCAACATTTCTCCAAACCTCCCTCTGTCCCACACAGCTCGAGCTTCACAGAGGTATCTAGGGATGCTGATGCTAGCCAGTCCTCTGCCCTGCCTCACCCTGGCCAAGATGTGACTTTGCAGGACCTGAGTTCCTCCACTCCAGGACCTAGTCATGTGACTCACTCTGTGACCTTCAGGATCAACAGCAAATGCCTCACAACAGCTGTCAGGAACCTGGTAGCCCTGGAGTGCCCGCTGCTGAATAAGCTTATCTGCTACCAGGTGTGGCACCTGCTCACTGGGTGGATGAAGACACTCTTTCCTGCTCTGCTTTCCTTCTGAGTATACCAGGCACAGCCACAACACACGCTATACAGGTCTTGGCTCCTAAGAGCagctacacacaaaataataaaacctaaTAAGTACCACACTGGGCTCCCGAGAGGAGTCTGAGGCGAGGCTAGGCAGAAATACTTCTTAGAAGTCATTACAGAGGGAACATCTCACAGTGGGGGAGGCCTCACCTACAAGAAATAGGGCAGGTTCTCACAGTGCAGCTGCTGGCTTTTTATCAGCACATAGCCTCATCCAGAACTAGGAACCCTGATGCCCTGGCAAAGTGGGGCACAGTTCCTGCCTCAATTCTGGAATCAGGAGCACGGTCGGTATCCCGGTCAAGAACCACCATGTCTCACCTGCCATACAGGGCACAATTTCTTGTCCATTTGCTGAACGGTTCATCTCTGTGGGCAACTCGGGAAACAACAGGACCAAAGGACTGTTCCTGAGGCAGGAGCTACAGTCCTTTGGTCTAACGGAGACCAGATTATAATCGCAACAAGCTGTGGGAAAGAACATAGGAAGCTAGCAAACTGCTGAGTGGTGTGCCTTGCACACACTGGGTAACCACTCTACCACAGCAATGGATcctcttttgtggttttttttagttagttagttagttagttagttagttagttagttagttagttagttagtttgttgttttgagacaaggtctcactgtgcagcatggctggcctagaactcactatggagaccaggctggcctggaactcccagaaatccacctgcctctgcctcccaagtactgggattaaactcatgtgccaccacacccagccttctttttggtttttgttcgtttgttttttgagacagagtttttatGTAACCAAACCTGGCTTTGAATTGGTCCTTGGGCATTCCTCTCTAAAGTTCTGTCATGCCGAATGTTATCACATCTGGCCTGGCTGTGGTTTTTATGTCTTTTCGGTTGGCTGGGCTTTTGTTTGCacttgttgtttatttgtttgagcaggtccccactatgtagcccaggctgaccgtgaacctgcctcagcctcctaagtgcaggGGCCAAAGGCACGAACTGCTACACCTAGCATTTaatgggaatggagagagggtAGCCACAGCAGTGAAGGACTTCCCAAGGGCAGAGGGAACACTGTTTGGGGGAACCCAAGTGGCAGAGAGGCTGGCAAAGGACTCTATGGTAAATGAGGGCGGGagtggcagcccaggctggcagcTGGCGGGATGCAGAGCCCAGGGTGACTGGACTACTGAGGTAAAGCCTGTACATGTGTAGGCCCTGGACAGACGGATCTGGGATAGGATCTCAGCACAAGGTAATTGCAAGCGTCAGGCTACCAGAGGGGAACTGCCCAGGAAAGGCCCAGCTGGACCAGGAGCAGGGATGAGACCACTTTAGAGGCCAGGGCAGATGGAGGGACACAAGGCAGGGGTGGACAGGCTGAccccatgcctctgcctcagctccagcTTATCTACCATGAGACCTTCTCCAGCTTCAAGAATGTCAGTGCCCTGCTGTTTCGGTGAGTATGACTCTCAACTGACCTATGCCTTTAGCAGCCCTAGTCCAGGCTGCTCAACCCTGCCCAAGTGCCAGAAACCTTGGCCCAGATGGGTGGATAAGAGGCCCACGTTTGTGTCTACGTCCAGCTGTGCTGCATGACCTCAGCTGGCTTTCCTGCTCTTTCCTGACTCCAGCTGTTGGGTTTGGACAGTTATATCAGGACTGTCTGAGTACAGTGAGAAGACAGGCAAAGGGTGCATCAGGCTACTTATTCTGGGGATAGCGCCATGTAAatgatatgtaaataaatgtaaatcctTGGGCCGAACTCTCTCCTGGGCTGCTAGGAAAGTAGACTACCTCCAGAGTTGGGAGTGAAGGGAATCCAGGCCACGATCACAGCTGCTTCAAAAATGTTCTTTTTGCCGGGTagagatggcacacacctttaatcccagcactcgggaggcagagccaggctgatctctgtgagtttgaggccagcctgggctacagagcgaggtccagaacaaccagggctacaacgagaaacgctgtcttgaaaaaacttttttcccttttaataaaCTGTGACTCCCTGAGCCCGTTTTTATcccccagccctgggatggcaCAGGTGCTCACAGGAAGGGCAAGTGTTCTTTTAGATCCTGAGGTGGTTTTTTTCCAAGTCTCTCCCCGAGAGCTGTCTGAAGGAGCTACCTCCCCTAGGACATGAGCAATTGACCCTTCTCTAGGCTTTCAGCAATCCCTCAGGTCTGTCACCTCCCTCTCTCCAGAGTCTCCTACTTTTTGAACTGCAGCTGAGGCTTTCTGTATCCACTGGACCTCCTGAGAGCCCCCAGTCAGCGGTGGCCTCCTTGAGCAACACCTTACCCCAGTCTTTCCCTGGACGAGattccctgtgtccctgtgagAACCAGCCCTTGAGGAGTCCAAGGGATCTTACTTTATCCGAGCACGCGCGGTGTGCTCGCCTGCCTGCATCCTTCAGGCCTCACAACAGGCAGCCCTCTAAGAAGGGGATTTTATCCCCATTTACCCAGGAGCCCCAACCCGGCAGGGGTCATATGACCCGTTCAGTGGTGCAGGGAGGTTCCTCTCTGCTGCTACTAGCTGCTGGGGTAGGCTTCTCTCCTTCAGCACCCTGCCTTCTGCACCATCCAGGCCTACCTTGCCCCCACTGGTCCCTCCTGCAGGCCTGGTTCTACAGAAGTGAAAGCCTCACTGGTGTTTGGGCAGCCGGATCCCTCAGCCCTAGAAATCCTCTGGACTTTGTACCGCAAAGCGAAGGCCTCCAGATGGCTGCTTGGGTACCTGTCCCTGGCTGACAGCAGCCTCTCCGCTGATGGTGAGTCTAGAGCAACGCCTGACCCCTGCCTCTTGACCCGCCCAAAGAGGAGGCTGACCCCGCTCCTTGGAGGGGTCCAATTCAGTCTGCCCAAGCCCTGAGAAGGCCATGGTGGGAAAGGTGGCTGTTCCAACTTCACAGACTCCGTATGTGGCTCTGCAGGGCACAACATGACAGACCTTACCCTGGAAACCATCAACATCAGCTTCACACTCATGAGGCCCTTCCTGCCCCAGCTGCTTCTGCCTGGTTCGCAACCTTTTATCCTGTTGGAGAAGCAGATCCTCCAGCTGGTGAGGTGTCCCCTCCCCTACTTCTGGGACTGGGAtgttctccctgcctcccttgtCAATAGCTTTTAGTGGTAGGTGCCATGGTCCCAATGAAAGCGGCACCCACTTGTCGTATGTGGGAAGGCAAGTATGGAGGGAACCCAGGCCTGCCCTGAGGGGAAGCTGCCTGAGGAGGAGAAAGCTCTGAGGGGTGTCAGTGGCCAGGCTGCCACCAGATAGCCCTGCTCAGAAGACTACACTAGAGAAGGCTCTCAGGTCCTTATCTAGAGCCTGACCCCACCCTATCCTGGGCCTCAGGACAGGCATCTTGCAGGCAATCTGACCTCCAGGACTTCCTATAGGTCACCCAGGAGGTGTCAAGATTCTACAAGGCTAAGCCCCAGGACCAGCCCCTGCTCCTATTCAGGTAGGTTGAATATCCCATCCAGTCTGTCCAGTCCTCCAGCCACGCCATCCCCGCTTACCCAGCCTACCTGGCTGCTCTCTTGGAGGCATATCACTAGGGCAACTCCACCCCTAACGCAAAGCCGGGAGGTACAGGTGTAGGCTGGAGACCACCAACAAGGACTTTGTCTAAGCTGGCCTGAGTCTGCCTCATGGAGCTCTGCTCTTGGGGTTAGGAACATAGGGTGTATACTTAGGAGCTCAGCACTTGCTTCTAGAAGCATGTACTGGCAAAGACACTGCACTCTCCCATCCTCCCCTAGCAATGTGAACGAGTGGGTGAGCATTTACATGGAATACAAGTTCAAGAGTTCCATCCCCACCCACCTCAAAGGCCTGGCCAGTTACCTGGCCCATCACATAACAGACCCCACCCTCCAGAAATCCAGCATGGTGGCCAATGGTGAGTGATCTTGGGCCCCATATACGCCCTGGGTCAGCCTATCTCTCTAGGCCTCACTGCCCCCTCTGAGAAGGGCAGAACTTTCAACAGCAAAGCTTGTGTGCCAGCTCATAGAGAGAAAGTGGGCCTAGAGCTCTGTGGGAAGCTTGGGCTCAGAGATACAAGATGGACCAGTCAACTCTCAATGGTCACCTTAATCCTTAATGTCCCAAGAGAGGAGCCAACAGTAGGTCAGCTCTATCACCAAGGCCAGGATTGCATGAAGACTGTCCCATGAGGCCCCTGAATGGAAGAGTTGAGCAAGCTTGTACATCCATCCAGAAATCCaaggtctctgtctcctgaagcCACAACCTGGAGCTGTCCTGGGGTGGACCCTCAGCCTAGGAAGTGCTGATTCACTTCAGGGCTGTCCCGGCCACCTCCCTCTGCAGTCTCTCAGGTTGAGTGCCACCATCCGGTGGGCTCTGCTCTGTAGCTCCCAGAGTCGGGCCTTGGTTTGGGTCTCTGCCCTATCTTTCTCAGAGCTGACTTTCAACATAGGGTGTGCCTTCCCCATCGGTGTTGACCCTCAAAGGACCCATCATCCCCTTAGCAGACATTAGGACTGCCCACTCCTCTTCACTAAGGGCTGTGCTGTGCATTTCTGTAAGTCGTTATGGAGCCCTTCCTGGGAGATTAGGGATTGTAAAAGACACAGTAGCCAGCAAGATCTCCTGCTGTGACGTCTGAGCCAGCAGGCCATCACCCTTCCACTAGAATGACCACAAAGGGCTAGAGAGTAAATATTCTTTTGCCCTTGGTGGCTCCTGGCTCCTCCCTTCGAGGGAGAACAGAGCCAGCCCTCCTAGGTAGCTCACAGTAGGTGAGCTGGCTGTGTTCCCGCACAATTTCATATACAAACATGGAAATTGTGTATCACGTTCTTTTCATACCACACTGCTGACATTTTCCATCCACTTAAACATGTAAGTCCACCTTACCTCATTAGTCTAACAAAAGCAGGCAGCAAGGACCTCAGACCAAGTGTGCTGACCACTGGAGGGAAGGAAGCAGTGGGTCTGTGCAAGCAACCCTGGCCAGGGTGTGGTCCTACCCCAGagctctcaggagacaggagTCCTGGCTGCtgacaccaccccaccccaccccaccccgtcaCCTTAGGGGAGAAAGCAGAGCTGGCGCTTTATGAGACTTGGCTCCTGATCCTGGGTCACCCCTTCACCAAGGCCATGGAGAACAAGACTCGTTCTGAGTCCCAGGAGCTTCGTGGTCGGCTGACAAAATGGGTGACGTGAGGCAACGGGTACATGGAGAAAGGGGGTGTGGCTGGCCTCGGCTGTGCAACCCTCTGACACTCttggttgtcttctgacctcagctAACCTCAGCCCTCCAGCCTCTGCAGAACTTTGCTCAAGTGGTGGTGGAGGGATTCCAGTGAGTCTTCAGTTCGGCGGGCGGGTCCTGCAGCTGGAGGAGAGGGCCTCtctgcatctctccagccccctgaagcCTGTCATGGTCCTCCCAGGCAGGAACCACTGACTGCCAAAGTGCAAGCTGCCTTCTTTGGGGCTGCACCAGCCCAGGCCATCATTCAAGACTGCATGCACCAAGCCCTGAGCTTCCTGCAGGAAACTGAGGGTCTCCAGTTGGAGATGCTCCTCCCAGCCCTTGGTCagtgcctctccctctcttcatgTCCTTCCTCCCCCTGCTCTCCGGCCTTGCTGTTTCTGCCACCCTGGCCTTCCCTCCGGCACACAGCACTGCATGGCTGTTTGCTCTTAGCCTTCCTGTGAGCCCCCAGGGTACACTGGCTCCAAGTGTCCTGGGAACAACCACCAGGCCTAGCGGTCCCTGAGGGCTTGGAGGATGAAAAACCCACTCAGCCTTTCCCTTCTGCTCCAGGCATCCCCAGCTTCGAAGCCTCCAGAGGCTCCAGCCATGGGTTCACGCCAAACCTCCAGCTCAtcacttctctccttgtcctggtGAGTCTGGCCAGGAAAGGGCTTCTTCCTAAGAAACAGGCTGAGCCTTTGAGACCTTAGCCCAAACAAAGGGTCAGCAGCCTGCTACCCACCTAAACTTGAGTTCTCTTCACATGCCAGCTAGAATGGTGTGCTTTCCACTTGGGGCTCGGGTTTGACCCCATGACTGCACCTCCATGGTTCCGACCGGAGGACCAAAGCCCCACAGCAGTAGCCCTTTTGCCAAGCAAGCAGAGACTAATCACCCTGGTTGGCTTGGGGAGGCGGTGTGGAGGAGCTATCTCTGCACAGTCTGCCTAACCTTCTCCTGAGTTACTGCCACCGAGCTGGGAGTACAGGCCATATAACAGCAGGGATCTCACCTTGGGCAAAAGCCAAGAAGTGGCCCGGCTGACTCCTCCCAGAAGCCACTGGAGCTCTGGACGTGGGCTAGGGCGACATAAGCAGAGCTCTGGCCACAAGGGGAGAACTGGGGCAGAGAGTGGAGATGTGGAGAGTGGAGGTCTTAACTCCCACCACATAAGGATGCTGTCAGTGACCACTCCAGGCCCTCGACAAGTCCTCAGATGATGCCAACTCAATTCCTGCCTGCCCTCCACCTTGACCCAAGGCCAGGTAGATGGGGGAGGGCAGCAGCAGCCAACAATTACATGAGTGAGTTTTCTCACCaggtagcccagattggcctttaactcactgcagagcccacgctggcctcaaatttgcagtgGTCCCCCTGCCTAGACTTCCAGGAAGCAGGATTACAGTGCTGCCATGCTCCATCTTCTTTGTTTCCAGACATTGCTTTTGACTCCTGGCTTTTGTCTCTTTTCTATACCCACAGGTGGCCCTTGGTGCTGCTCCCCACTTCACCGAGAAGCAAATCTCATACCTCTCCTaggccacctcacctcacctcatcTGGGGCTTCCAGATAGTACCTCTCAACCCCGAAGAGTAAAGCTGCAGGACACCAGCTCGGAAAAGGCAAGCCTGGGACTTTCTTCAAGCTCCCGCCTCACCTCCACACTACATAAAACTGAGGAAAACACTCCCTCTTGTGTCCATGGTTGCAAAGCCAGTCCCTGTTTGGGGCTTCACATTCCCTTAGCTCCCACTACCTCACCAAGAGGTGGGCAATGACTCCCTTCACATTGTAAGGCCAAGCCCATAGGCTCCCCACAGCATGGACAGATGAGTCAGGACAAAAGGAGTCAGGTCGCACAGAATGTTGTCAGGCCCTGCTGCCACCACACACTACCCATGAAATGGGGACCACATTTAGGCAGGTGAGAGACCAAGAGCCAATGTGTATACACAGAGCATGCAGGGCTAGAGACACTGAGTGTCCGTGATGCTCATGCACAGTGAACCCCTATGGTGGTTCTCACAACTTTGCCTAAGGATTTGTGTCCAGGCTACATAAGGAGCTCCACCTGCCTGCCAACCTCAGCACAGCACAGACACCCTGGCCAGCCAGAAAGGACTCTATAGCCCTTCCTGCTGAATAAGCAAGGGGTGTCCCGACAAGGCTGCACTGTTAGTGTCTGGAGGTGGCAGCCAGGGAGGAAGCCCAGAACGCATGCAAGACAACAGCGGGCAAaaacccagggcttgctggctagaTGCCCCTGGTAGTGCACCTCAGCTGAAATGGCAGGTGGGGCTAGAAGCACCCCTCCATTTCCAGCAGGGGGAACCAAAGAGGCACACAGGCCATGCTCCCAGCTGCTTTGGGGGGCTGACAGTGATCCAGCCCAACCCCTCTGAGCAAACCAGGGAAGGAGTATACAAGCTTGCAAAGATGAAGTCTTCGCTGCTACCCCATCTTCCTATTTCTCCTGAGACCACAATTTGGGAGAAAACTGTCCCTCCATTCACCTTGCAGACCCTGCTTGTCACCAAAACTGGCTGCTAGGGCTCTCGGCCTCTTGTCTTGGGCTTGAACTTCCCCAGGCTGGAGCCTCAAGGACCGGAGCCCGCTCCTGGCATTCACCGAGTCCGGTGATGAGTGTGGGTCTAGCCATGCCCCCTGAGGCAGATTTGCTCAGGCAGGTCTGGGGTAGGCATTAGGGACCTGAGCAGGATGCAGAGGGTCCCGCAGGCACACAAGTCCAGAGCTGGCTCTGGGTCTTCACACAGCCACTAACTTCATGTTACGCTGCTGCAAATCCCGTCCATGGGTTTCTCCATCTGTAGCTTGAAGGAACATGGCGGTGGTGTACTCTTGAGGCCCTGCTCCCTGAGTCTGCTTAGAAATCTGATTAAACCTCACATCTACCTTCCTAGCACTGGAGGATGAGGTGGGATAGTTAaccatttgaggccagcctaggctgcatacaTACAGGGCCAGCAGCTAGTGATGGACTCAAAATCAGGAGCTTGTGAAACCAGTTCCAAGTAAAGGACCTACCTGTAAGATGTTGACGCAGAGGACAGGactcatctctctggccctggtATCCTGAAGGACCAGTCATCTAACAAGGGGACGAGGGTAGATTGACAGCCCTGTCCTGGTGGTTCCTACAATGGTGGTGTGTCATAGTTCCTATTCCCACCAACTCCAAAGGCCAGGTGCTGGATCTAAATGTAGTTTCAACATGACCCCCCAGGGTTCACATGTTAAAATTTAATCCCCATTGTGAGGTGGGAGGATAGGAATTTAATCCAGTTATTGTGCTTAGAGGTGGTGTGTTTGAGGCGATTAAGATTAAAATTACCAGGTGGAGCCCCATGATCTAACACTGGCAGCTCTACAGACCGCCCAGAAGACACACAGGCATGTGCTCTCTTGCCCTGTGATGCCCCGATCCACCTCAGGATTCTGCCAACAAGAATGTCAGCATTAGATATGGCTGTTCAACTGTGGACCTCTTGAACCACCACTCAAAGCTGAGTGTGGTCACAACACACATGCCCAGAACTAGAAAGCTGGGGCAGAAAGACTGCTGATTTTTAGACCCAAACAATCAATCATTAGAACTTTTTGCCTGTGGTGTTGCTGAGAGAAAAGGCATTCAGGCACAACAGGCACAGGGAAATGGCAGCTGCCACTTCAAACCCCCGGTGCTCAAGGCTAGGCTGGTCCAGGTGGCTAGCTGGGGGCAGGCGATGGTGAGCATCGGTGAAAGGCGGCCATGTGCAGGGAAACGGCCAGGGTGAGGGTACTGAGGGGGACCTGGAACACTGTCAGTGGGTAAGGTTGATAGGACGCACAGGGAGAGGTGACAGTTCCAGACTCTAATGGGGTATATCTTCAGTCCTAGGAGACAGGCACACAGATTACAAGACCACCGGTCTCCAAGATTCTCCATAGTTGTGGGAGGGAGGTCTTTCCCAGGTTGCAGTGGCTAGCCAGTGGGTGTGAGAGGAGGGCTTATAGGACCAGAAGTGACCCAAAGCAGAGCACTAGAAGCCTTTAGGGCATtctgggcaggaggaagggggaCAGCCCATTGGTGAAGGGTGATATGCAACATTAACTCACAACCCCTCAAACACAAGCTAGGTTCCAGTTCTAAAAACAACCCAATGCTTTAATAGCTGGCCCCCAGGGCCCAGTCTCAACAAAACCCTTAAATAAGGCAGAAGCCACAGCTTGGCAGCCACCAGCTGAGCTCGTCCCACTGCAGGGAGGTGGCCCAAGAGCCTTGGGAAATACCAGAGTCCACAGTCCAGATCTTCAGAGGCTTCCTAGAATTGAGCTGACACAGCCTGCCGGGTTCCTGTAGCTGCTTGGTACAACTTCACTGGGGTGTGCGATGCAGTCCAGGTAGGTCACCGACAGGAATCCAGAGCAGACTTAGGGTCTTCAGGCCGCCCCAGGCCAGGTCCCTGCACCAGCAGTGGACTCAGAAGTGTGTATGAGCCATATACATTGTACAATACACCACTCTAAGGTAACCAGGTCCCCAAACACATGAAGACTTGACAAGAAGGTTCTACCAGCCTCAGTCTTATTATTCCACAGCCTGACTGAGGTCAAAGGCCTGTCCTGGGCAAGAAGCAGACCAAATCATCATAGGTGTATGTCAGACATCATCCCCACTACAACCCTTGTGAGGTAGGCTGCGTTGTCTTATTTTACAAATGGTGAACAAGGGCTCATGAGAGGTGAAGTGTTTGCCCAGGACACGCAACAAGGAACACAGCAGCCAGGATTCAAGGCCAGGTCGGGTTGGCTCCAATGCCCACAGCTTTTCTCATGGGAAGGAATCCCTTCTAACAAAGACCCCCATGTTCAAAGTTCAGAAGTCTCTGTCCAGTTAGGTGGGCCCAGCCCTGGGCAGCTGGATGTCAGGACAGGTACACAGTGGTCCCCAGATGGTTGACTATCCCAACAACACTAGCTACCAATGCTACAGATGATGGCTCTGGCTGCCCAGGAGCTGGGGGTGAGGTGAAGGTCGGTCTGGTCCTGAGGAGGCCTTGTGGCCCCAAGTAGGCAGTGCCGCACCATTGAGCCAGGCGGTTTCCAACAGGCTGCGGAAGCGTGCCCTCATGGTGGAACCTGGTGGGCTGGTGCTGGTGCCAGAGCTAGGTGAGGGATCACGTGACCCTTCCCCAGTGGTCGTCTCTGTTTTCTCAGGGCCAGTTGGTGGCTTCCTCCCTGGCTTCTTGACCTTGGGGGCTGGTGACTTACGAGCCAGGGAGGGGTTTTCTGGTTCATCTCTGGTCACTGTGGGTTCTGAAGGGGACAAAGTTCTGGCCTCAGTGTCAAAGCCACCTACAAAAGGAAAGCATAGTCAGACTGCAAATCCAAACTTCAAGGTTCCACTTCCTGGTCTCACCAGTCACCTAAAACAAGGTAGGTATGTCTTCAGTCCTAGGAGACAGGCACACAGATTATAAGACCACCGGTCTCCAAGATTCTCCATAGTTGTGGGAGGGAGGTCTTTCCCAGGTTGTAGTGGCTATCAGTTGGTGTGAGAGGAGGGCTTATAGGACCAGAAGTGACCCAGAGCAGAGCACTGGAAGCCTTTAGGGCATtctgggcaggaggaagggggaCAGCCCATTGGTGAAGGGTGATATGC from Onychomys torridus chromosome 7, mOncTor1.1, whole genome shotgun sequence encodes:
- the LOC118587589 gene encoding LOW QUALITY PROTEIN: taste receptor cell protein 1-like (The sequence of the model RefSeq protein was modified relative to this genomic sequence to represent the inferred CDS: deleted 2 bases in 1 codon); translation: MDKQWFPAAGILLAALLAGSASTLTLPSTHEDLKQFPSAPGTSAQQSSSIPLDFLTETVGHINSVERGLEALERRAGALSTEAVGGQEFPSMPGLLGSTRPLLRVIPGPIPSALTTSAAHVTVDSQPVSSGADPVKKNVASGTLETITMSSPQPSLTRGSKQKFSKVSRLCSTVPASASLETIDAPKPTWHPIRAPFLSIFSRSLCLLWNTSSPTAWRDGHSRLEASSGRSGPDLTSESFPVASGSSENTVALGTGPGARASVWLLFSATSPSHPSSPDSPPSSSALLLPSSSTLAPISSVTTGNRDPPKPSVSVTAPSAIDSSIKTSNLTPLMALRPSHPRPLVSTTPIRLPTLSLQHFSKPPSVPHSSSFTEVSRDADASQSSALPHPGQDVTLQDLSSSTPGPSHVTHSVTFRINSKCLTTAVRNLVALECPLLNKLICYQLQLIYHETFSSFKNVSALLFRPGSTEVKASLVFGQPDPSALEILWTLYRKAKASRWLLGYLSLADSSLSADGHNMTDLTLETINISFTLMRPFLPQLLLPGSQPFILLEKQILQLVTQEVSRFYKAKPQDQPLLLFSNVNEWVSIYMEYKFKSSIPTHLKGLASYLAHHITDPTLQKSSMVANGEKAELALYETWLLILGHPFTKAMENKTRSESQELRGRLTKWLTSALQPLQNFAQVVVEGFQQEPLTAKVQAAFFGAAPAQAIIQDCMHQALSFLQETEGLQLEMLLPALGIPSFEASRGSSHGFTPNLQLITSLLVLVALGAAPHFTEKQISYLS